GAAGTTGTTTACGTTAAGAGGtgaataaaacttttttctttatgtttgtgCTTCAACTTTTtcaacaacaatgaaaacattaaaggaACATTCTGACTTTTATTACAGTCAATGATGacgtcatcaacaacaaacaaacaaacaaacacagatgatgtcatcaaaaCAAATTTCATCCAAATATGAACAGACACAGTTAACAGACTTAGTTACCAGTTAACAGACTGAGTTAACAATTAACAGACTTAGTTGAGAGTTAACAGACTGAGTTACCAGTTAACATGGTTAGTTAACAGTTAACAGACTGAGTTACCAGTTAACATGGTTAGTTAACAGTTAACAGACTGAGTTAACAATTAACAGACTCAGTAAAGAGTCAACAGATTAAGAGTTAACAGACTTAGTTACCAGTAAACAGACTGAGTTAACAGTTAACAGACTTGGTTAGCAGTTAACAGACTGAGTTAACAGTTAACAGACTTGGTTACCAGTTAACAGTTAACAGACTTGGTTagcagttaacacacacacacacacacacagagtaactGTGACTCATCTAAGGTTATATTCTTGAAACTAGTGCAAagttaaatgacataaatgtctAAAGTTCAAAGTGCTCCAAGGGTCAACTCAACCACagacagaggtcaaaggtcagagaggAGACTGTCCTCATTGTGTccttcttcctgttttatttcgtAGTGTtgtcacttcctctctgttCATCATCAAACGTTTTACTTCCTGAACGTTGCTAACCGAAGCTGACGGTGAAAACAGTGACTCTGTGTCGCCCCCTTCAGGTCAAAGGTGTGAAACTTTGTTGTTTATGTAAAATGCGATGATTGTTGCAAATCAAAAGTAGCATTAGCCTAGCATTAGCTGGTTTACGATTTTTAAACGTGACGTGTTTAACGTCGTCTGTTGCTAGGCGACGACAACATGGACGTTAAGGATTTGACATTAAATCACAAACGTTTCCCTCTAAGTGTTGAACGGCACGTTGTCCTCGACCACGTCCTCGAGGACAGACTGTCGGCCGAGTGCCTCGGGACAGAAGACGTGACGTAGGGCGGCGAGTCCGAGACGCACCGACAGCCTCAGGACGAGAAAGGCCAGAGGAACCGTGACCTCCATGAGGTGGAAGATGGAGGCGCTGAATTTAGTGAGAAAACATGTGAGGACAAACGTTGTCAAAGCGACGCACGGATACAGCGCTAACTTAGCGAGCATGAAGACGTGCTCACGGCCGCCGTGTCTCACGTGAGGATGAAGCGTCTCCTGCTGACTGAACAGAGCCACCACGAAGATGCTGAGCTGAAAAATCCCAGCGAAGAACACGATCACGCAGCTGATCTGAACGGCTTCCAGTTCGTTGCGCGAGTTACGCGGGAACTCTTGAGTTAGCTGGTAGGCTAACGGCAAACCTCCAACAAACGCCAGCGAGAACGTGTTCAACAAACCCATGAGACGCGTCGTCCTGGTGACGTGGAGGAAGAGCGAGTGGTGGACGAACCACAGGAGGCCGACGGTGGCGAAGGAACCGAAGTAGGCGAGATATTGTGGCCCGTAGACCTGCAGGGCGGCGACAAGACTCCCGCCAAACGTCTTCTTCACCGCCGTCGGGTCTGGAACGTTGTCCTCgctgaaacaaatgaaacatcATCCAAATGATTTGATCAACGTTCTTATTTTAACCTCATGAATGttccagaaaacaaagaaagacgtTGACCAGATGTCGAGGATGAGCAGCGTCGCCACGATGGCGTAAACGCCGTCGCTGAACGCCTCCACGCGCTCTTTACTCAGAGCTTCACTGggcaggaagctggagaacaaCATGGCGTCCGGAGACTCGTCCACGTGACCTGGAAACAACACACTTA
The DNA window shown above is from Solea senegalensis isolate Sse05_10M unplaced genomic scaffold, IFAPA_SoseM_1 scf7180000017671, whole genome shotgun sequence and carries:
- the tmem175 gene encoding endosomal/lysosomal potassium channel TMEM175 isoform X2; translated protein: MMEGREDSDVIEQQVEDNTENSSRSLVSPAGGGRGPCSSSQRLLNYSDALISIIATVMILPVAHTKMEDDELRQSFQLLLTTKIAVYLMTFLIVTVAWAAHIRLFQVIVYVDDCLALLNLACMMIITFLPYTFSLMASFPDNGLGLLLFCGSVMIIGLIQSGIVLYAFSRPVLLSDQIQMSENRSSYKHHILKVIMRVPIMCFFASVISFVFFQLSYALLAVVVFLPYISQGVKWCRSKAIGHVDESPDAMLFSSFLPSEALSKERVEAFSDGVYAIVATLLILDICEDNVPDPTAVKKTFGGSLVAALQVYGPQYLAYFGSFATVGLLWFVHHSLFLHVTRTTRLMGLLNTFSLAFVGGLPLAYQLTQEFPRNSRNELEAVQISCVIVFFAGIFQLSIFVVALFSQQETLHPHVRHGGREHVFMLAKLALYPCVALTTFVLTCFLTKFSASIFHLMEVTVPLAFLVLRLSVRLGLAALRHVFCPEALGRQSVLEDVVEDNVPFNT
- the tmem175 gene encoding endosomal/lysosomal potassium channel TMEM175 isoform X1, which gives rise to MMEGREDSDVIEQQVEDNTENSSRSLVSPAGGGRGPCSSSQRLLNYSDALISIIATVMILPVAHTKMEDDEQLRQSFQLLLTTKIAVYLMTFLIVTVAWAAHIRLFQVIVYVDDCLALLNLACMMIITFLPYTFSLMASFPDNGLGLLLFCGSVMIIGLIQSGIVLYAFSRPVLLSDQIQMSENRSSYKHHILKVIMRVPIMCFFASVISFVFFQLSYALLAVVVFLPYISQGVKWCRSKAIGHVDESPDAMLFSSFLPSEALSKERVEAFSDGVYAIVATLLILDICEDNVPDPTAVKKTFGGSLVAALQVYGPQYLAYFGSFATVGLLWFVHHSLFLHVTRTTRLMGLLNTFSLAFVGGLPLAYQLTQEFPRNSRNELEAVQISCVIVFFAGIFQLSIFVVALFSQQETLHPHVRHGGREHVFMLAKLALYPCVALTTFVLTCFLTKFSASIFHLMEVTVPLAFLVLRLSVRLGLAALRHVFCPEALGRQSVLEDVVEDNVPFNT